In Sphingobium amiense, a genomic segment contains:
- a CDS encoding ABC transporter ATP-binding protein, which translates to MSGSVNNGLADPLAIRVTGLRTAFGDKVIHDNLDLEVRRGEILGVVGGSGSGKSVLLNTILGLQQPDAGHVEVFGEDMGRSQGDVQRRIGVMFQQGALFSFLTVLQNVEAPMLEHTRLAPGFMREAARLKIRLAGLPAHAADLRPAELSGGMRKRAGVARAIALDPDILFLDEPTAGLDPIGAAEFDALIRDLRDTLGLTVFMITHDLDTLYAVCDRVAVIADRKIVTTAPLHELEQSDHPWIRDYFLGPRGRAAAEQQDSI; encoded by the coding sequence GTGAGCGGGTCCGTGAACAACGGTCTGGCCGATCCGCTCGCGATCCGGGTGACCGGTCTGCGCACCGCATTTGGTGACAAGGTCATTCACGACAATCTTGATCTCGAAGTCAGGCGTGGTGAAATACTGGGCGTGGTCGGCGGCTCTGGATCGGGCAAGTCGGTCCTTCTGAACACTATTCTTGGCCTTCAGCAGCCCGACGCCGGACACGTGGAAGTTTTCGGTGAGGATATGGGCCGGTCGCAGGGCGATGTTCAACGGCGCATCGGCGTCATGTTCCAGCAGGGCGCGCTCTTTTCCTTCCTGACCGTGCTTCAGAATGTCGAGGCTCCGATGCTGGAGCATACCCGCCTCGCGCCGGGGTTCATGCGCGAAGCGGCGCGCCTCAAGATCAGGCTTGCCGGCCTTCCCGCCCATGCCGCCGATCTTCGTCCGGCCGAACTGTCGGGCGGCATGCGCAAGCGCGCTGGCGTTGCAAGGGCGATCGCACTTGATCCCGACATATTGTTTCTCGATGAACCCACCGCAGGTCTCGACCCGATCGGCGCCGCAGAATTCGACGCGCTCATCCGCGATCTGCGCGATACGCTGGGCCTCACGGTCTTCATGATTACCCACGATCTCGACACGCTGTACGCGGTCTGTGATCGGGTCGCCGTCATCGCCGATCGAAAAATCGTGACCACGGCCCCGCTTCACGAGCTGGAGCAATCGGATCATCCCTGGATCAGGGATTATTTCCTTGGGCCGCGCGGCCGCGCTGCGGCAGAACAGCAGGATAGCATTTGA